Proteins co-encoded in one Ziziphus jujuba cultivar Dongzao chromosome 9, ASM3175591v1 genomic window:
- the LOC107427716 gene encoding protein PEP-RELATED DEVELOPMENT ARRESTED 1, chloroplastic — translation MLQRSLFSYGCSCPVPLPRKPRSRSNFSSTSYLFAMPSSHKPNLHKQWQTKQPKKNGNFLAMAATYEVGGGYPDDELDVQDRDRVAQEQGNQKLDASQYEALLKGGEQVTSVLQEMITLLEDMSMDEASEEVAVELAAQGVIGKRVDEMESGFMMALDYMIQLAEKDQDDKRKSLLEVIRETVLSHLTKKCPPHVQVVGLLCRTPQKESRHELLRRVAAGGGEFKSENGTKIHIPGANLNEIANQADDLLETMETRPVVPDRKLLARLVLIREEARNMMGGGILDERNDRGLNTLPESEVNFLTKLVALKPGRTVQEMIKNVMQGKDEGADISSSVEERTSGKKISSGIAGRESMTGRKPLPVRPGMFLETVSKVLGGIYAGNVSGITAQHLEWVHQKTLQVLEEIAF, via the exons ATGTTGCAGAGAAGCCTGTTCTCATATGGTTGTTCGTGCCCAGTACCACTACCTCGGAAACCTCGATCCCGAAGCAATTTCTCATCCACTTCGTACCTCTTTGCCATGCCCTCATCCCACAAGCCGAACCTGCACAAGCAATGGCAGACAAAGCAACCcaagaaaaatggaaactttcTGGCCATGGCCGCCACTTATGAGGTTGGTGGAGGATACCCAGATGATGAATTAGATGTACAAGACAGAGACAGAGTTGCCCAGGAGCAAGGCAACCAAAAGTTGGATGCTTCCCAGTATGAAGCTCTACTCAAAGGAGGAGAGCAAGTCACTTCTGTTCTCCAAGAGATGATCACTCTC TTGGAAGATATGAGCATGGATGAAGCATCGGAAGAGGTGGCAGTGGAGTTGGCTGCACAAGGAGTCATAGGCAAGAGAGTTGATGAAATGGAATCAGGGTTTATGATGGCTCTGGACTACATGATTCAACTTGCTGAAAAGGACCAAGACGATAAG CGTAAGTCATTATTGGAGGTGATAAGGGAAACCGTATTGTcacatttaacaaaaaaatgccCTCCACAT GTACAAGTTGTAGGCCTCCTCTGTAGAACTCCTCAGAAAGAGAGCAGACATGAATTACTGCGCAGGGTGGCTGCTGGTGGTGGTGAGTTTAAAAGTGAGAATGGAACTAAGATTCATATTCCAGGggcaaatttaaatgaaattgccAACCAGGCTGATGACTTACTGGAG ACAATGGAAACTCGGCCTGTTGTGCCGGATCGGAAATTGCTTGCGAGACTAGTTTTGATTAGAGAGGAAGCTCGAAACATGATGGGAGGTGGAATACTGGATGAGAGAAATGATCGTGGTTTAAATACTCTTCCTGAATCAGAG GTGAACTTCTTAACAAAACTGGTAGCTCTAAAGCCTGGCAGAACTGTCCAGGAGATGATAAAAAATGTCATGCAAGGAAAAGATGAAGGTGCAGATATCTCTAGCTCTGTTGAGGAACGTACATCgggtaaaaaaatttcaagtggAATTGCGGGAAGG GAGAGTATGACTGGACGAAAACCTCTTCCTGTGCGACCTGGCATGTTTCTTGAGACTGTCTCCAAG GTCTTAGGTGGTATATATGCTGGAAATGTGTCTGGAATTACAGCACAACATCTAGAATGG GTCCATCAGAAAACACTCCAAGTTCTGGAAGAAATAGCATTCTAG